In one Corallococcus sp. EGB genomic region, the following are encoded:
- a CDS encoding dihydroxyacetone kinase family protein yields MKKLVNAPRAVVQEMLEGLVALAPGQALLEGETVVVRSDVPAALGARKVAVLSGGGSGHEPAHAGYVGTGMLHAAVAGDVFTSPSTDAVLAAIRAVAGTAGALLIVKNYTGDRLNFGLAAELARAEGIPTEVVVVADDVALRDTVEPERRRGIAGVVLVHKVAGAAAAAGASLAEVAREASEAAAALGSMGVALGPCTVPAAGRPGFTLGEGEVELGLGIHGEQGVRRVALQPADVLVDTLLSAIVEDRKVVRGDRVALMVNGLGGTPPMELAIMTRRALAFLVERGVKVERAWQGTFLSALEMPGCSLTVLKVDDARLARLDAPTEAPAWPGRGQVVMQRRVVSARGALPTVEGHPKPQPVMAQVRAAALAVADAWDAAEARLTELDSKAGDGDLGLSLARGAAAIRALPEQAWATPSGALTELGQAMRRSIGGSSGPFYATALLRAARFLAHKPADALAWAKAFEAGVEAVSELGGAKPGDRTMVDALHPAATVLVRVVREGRTLGEAWAEATRAAEQGAEATASMSPRLGRASYLGDRAKGVPDAGAVAVVIWMKALAGRGS; encoded by the coding sequence GTGAAGAAGCTCGTCAATGCGCCGCGCGCGGTGGTCCAGGAGATGTTGGAGGGGTTGGTGGCGCTGGCGCCGGGCCAGGCGTTGCTGGAGGGCGAGACGGTGGTGGTGCGCTCGGACGTGCCGGCGGCGCTGGGCGCGCGGAAGGTGGCGGTGTTGTCGGGTGGGGGCAGCGGGCACGAGCCGGCGCATGCGGGCTACGTGGGGACGGGGATGCTGCACGCGGCGGTGGCGGGGGATGTGTTCACGTCGCCCAGCACGGACGCGGTGCTGGCGGCGATCCGCGCGGTGGCGGGGACGGCGGGGGCGCTGCTCATCGTGAAGAACTACACGGGGGACCGGCTCAACTTCGGGCTCGCGGCGGAGCTGGCGCGGGCGGAGGGGATTCCCACGGAAGTGGTGGTGGTGGCGGACGACGTGGCGCTGCGCGACACGGTGGAGCCCGAGCGGCGCCGGGGCATCGCCGGCGTGGTGCTGGTGCACAAGGTCGCGGGCGCTGCTGCGGCGGCGGGCGCGTCGCTGGCGGAGGTGGCGCGCGAAGCCTCGGAGGCGGCGGCGGCGCTGGGCAGCATGGGCGTGGCGCTGGGGCCGTGCACGGTGCCGGCGGCGGGCAGGCCGGGCTTCACCTTGGGGGAGGGCGAGGTGGAGTTGGGGTTGGGCATCCACGGCGAGCAGGGCGTGCGCCGGGTGGCGTTGCAGCCCGCGGATGTGTTGGTGGACACGTTGCTGTCGGCCATCGTGGAGGACCGGAAGGTGGTCCGGGGTGACCGCGTGGCGTTGATGGTGAACGGGCTGGGAGGCACTCCGCCCATGGAGCTGGCCATCATGACGCGCCGGGCGCTGGCGTTCCTGGTGGAGAGGGGCGTGAAGGTGGAGCGTGCATGGCAGGGCACGTTCCTGTCGGCGCTGGAGATGCCGGGGTGTTCGCTGACGGTGTTGAAGGTGGATGACGCGCGGCTCGCGCGGTTGGACGCGCCGACGGAGGCGCCGGCATGGCCGGGACGTGGGCAGGTGGTGATGCAGCGGCGGGTGGTGTCCGCGCGCGGCGCGCTGCCGACAGTGGAGGGGCATCCGAAGCCGCAGCCGGTGATGGCGCAGGTGCGCGCGGCGGCGCTGGCGGTGGCGGATGCATGGGACGCGGCGGAGGCCCGGCTGACGGAGTTGGACAGCAAGGCGGGGGATGGAGATCTGGGCTTGAGCCTGGCGCGCGGCGCGGCGGCGATCCGCGCGTTGCCGGAGCAGGCGTGGGCGACGCCGTCCGGTGCGTTGACGGAGCTGGGGCAGGCGATGCGCCGGAGTATTGGTGGCAGCTCCGGTCCGTTCTACGCGACGGCGCTGCTGCGGGCAGCGCGATTCCTGGCGCACAAACCGGCGGACGCGCTGGCCTGGGCGAAGGCGTTCGAGGCGGGCGTGGAGGCAGTGTCTGAGCTGGGCGGGGCGAAGCCTGGGGACCGGACGATGGTGGATGCGCTGCACCCGGCGGCGACGGTGCTCGTGCGAGTCGTGCGTGAGGGAAGGACGCTGGGGGAGGCGTGGGCAGAGGCGACGCGTGCCGCGGAGCAGGGGGCGGAGGCGACCGCCAGTATGTCCCCGCGACTGGGCCGGGCCAGCTACCTGGGCGACCGCGCGAAGGGTGTTCCCGACGCGGGCGCAGTGGCGGTGGTCATCTGGATGAAGGCGCTGGCTGGGCGCGGGAGTTGA
- a CDS encoding 2,3-dihydro-2,3-dihydroxybenzoate dehydrogenase has translation MSSTTGHAVVTGAAQGIGAAVARKLARTMPVAAFDQNASGLELLVAELRQQGLKATAFPVDVRDKDGIEDAIASIEAKLGPIQVLANVAGILRMGSVLTQSDADWMSTFAVNTHGVFHVSRAVARHMVPRRSGAIVTVGSNAAGVPRMEMAAYAASKAASTMFTKCLGLELAQHGIRCNIVSPGSTDTAMQRGMWTDESGRERVIQGSLDGYRTGIPLRRIATPEDIADAVVFLASDQARHITMHDLRIDGGATLGV, from the coding sequence ATGTCATCGACGACGGGACACGCGGTGGTGACGGGCGCCGCGCAAGGCATTGGCGCGGCGGTGGCGCGCAAGCTGGCGCGCACCATGCCCGTCGCGGCGTTCGACCAGAACGCCTCGGGATTGGAGCTGCTGGTGGCGGAGCTGCGCCAGCAGGGCCTGAAGGCCACCGCGTTCCCGGTGGACGTGCGCGACAAGGACGGCATCGAGGATGCCATCGCGTCCATCGAAGCGAAGCTGGGCCCCATCCAGGTGCTGGCCAACGTGGCCGGCATCCTGCGCATGGGCTCCGTGCTCACGCAGAGCGACGCGGACTGGATGTCCACCTTCGCGGTCAACACCCACGGCGTGTTCCATGTCTCACGCGCGGTGGCCAGGCACATGGTGCCGCGCCGCTCCGGCGCCATCGTGACGGTGGGCTCCAACGCGGCGGGCGTGCCGCGCATGGAGATGGCTGCCTATGCGGCCTCCAAGGCCGCCTCCACCATGTTCACCAAGTGTCTGGGATTGGAGCTGGCCCAGCACGGCATCCGCTGCAACATCGTGTCTCCCGGCTCCACCGACACCGCCATGCAGCGGGGCATGTGGACGGATGAGTCCGGCCGCGAGCGCGTCATCCAGGGCTCGCTGGACGGCTACCGCACCGGCATCCCGCTGCGCCGGATCGCCACGCCGGAGGACATCGCGGACGCGGTGGTGTTCCTCGCTTCCGACCAGGCCCGGCACATCACGATGCACGACCTGCGTATCGACGGCGGCGCCACGCTGGGCGTCTAG
- the mxcL gene encoding myxochelin B biosynthesis transaminase MxcL, which translates to MSQTAPRHPSLPRPIVGELKLERSNELLAEARKWVPGVTQTMMKKPDHFAPGAFPVFLTRGQGALVEDADGQEYIDYIQALGANMLGHNHPAVAETIRKHLAEGIIHSLPTPVEVSSVKALVEVIPGAEMARFFKTGADATSAAVRLSRHLTGREHIVTVGYNGWHDHFMYDTPGVPPTVAKLTTRLPLFTPPDEPALIEHIEKHGAQLACVLLAIPYNRTVTREFLLQVKETCAKHGVMFVLDEVVTGFRLALGGAQQFFDVRADFVTLSKGIAAGMPLSAIAGPEKYLSRLSELQVSTTFGGEMLSLSVCEAVINEYRRTNHVEHIAAMGRRLRDGVNAHARETGSTLEVVGYDAVPFFRFSKVIPEHIEKMIPFQAGMARRGVILRRDLNFISAVHTVEQIDHTIAAAGEVLRETAARARASAA; encoded by the coding sequence ATGTCCCAGACAGCACCGCGTCACCCGTCCCTGCCCCGCCCCATCGTGGGTGAACTCAAGCTGGAGCGCTCCAACGAGCTGCTCGCCGAGGCCCGCAAGTGGGTCCCCGGCGTCACCCAGACGATGATGAAGAAGCCGGACCACTTCGCCCCCGGCGCCTTCCCTGTGTTCCTCACCAGGGGACAGGGCGCGCTGGTGGAGGACGCGGACGGTCAGGAGTACATCGACTACATCCAGGCGCTGGGCGCCAACATGCTCGGCCACAACCACCCGGCCGTCGCGGAGACCATCCGCAAGCACCTGGCGGAAGGCATCATCCACTCGCTGCCCACGCCGGTGGAGGTCTCCTCCGTGAAGGCGCTGGTGGAGGTGATCCCGGGAGCGGAGATGGCCCGCTTCTTCAAGACGGGCGCGGACGCCACCTCCGCCGCCGTGCGCCTGTCGCGCCACCTCACCGGCCGCGAACACATCGTCACCGTGGGCTACAACGGCTGGCACGACCACTTCATGTACGACACCCCGGGCGTGCCCCCGACGGTGGCGAAGCTCACCACCCGCCTGCCGCTCTTCACGCCCCCGGACGAGCCCGCGCTCATCGAGCACATCGAGAAGCACGGCGCCCAGCTGGCCTGCGTGCTGCTGGCCATCCCGTACAACCGCACCGTCACCCGCGAGTTCCTCCTCCAGGTGAAGGAGACCTGCGCGAAGCACGGCGTGATGTTCGTCCTGGATGAGGTCGTCACCGGCTTCCGCCTGGCCCTGGGCGGCGCGCAGCAGTTCTTCGACGTGCGCGCGGACTTCGTCACCCTGTCCAAAGGCATCGCCGCGGGCATGCCCCTGTCCGCCATCGCGGGCCCGGAGAAGTACCTCTCCCGCCTGAGCGAGCTGCAGGTGTCCACCACCTTCGGCGGCGAGATGCTCTCCCTGTCCGTGTGCGAGGCGGTCATCAACGAGTACCGCCGCACCAACCACGTCGAGCACATCGCCGCCATGGGCCGCCGCCTGCGCGACGGCGTCAACGCCCACGCGCGCGAGACGGGCTCCACCCTGGAGGTGGTCGGCTACGACGCCGTGCCCTTCTTCCGCTTCAGCAAGGTCATCCCCGAGCACATCGAGAAGATGATCCCCTTCCAGGCCGGCATGGCCCGCCGGGGCGTCATCCTCCGCCGTGACCTGAACTTCATCAGCGCGGTGCACACCGTGGAGCAGATCGATCACACCATCGCCGCCGCCGGCGAGGTGCTCCGCGAGACGGCCGCGCGCGCCAGGGCCAGTGCCGCCTGA
- the dhbC gene encoding isochorismate synthase DhbC, producing the protein MIPETKIIERQPDARTVGAGAIAREPEQEALAARLLGDYDAGSFFFASPKRTMLARGVFATVPDAGGASSLDGLPERVAAVLDASRDAAHDIPVAVGAVPFDGKVAAHLVVPVTLQRAGPVVFDGASAARSPLAGPYALRPVPEPSEYKDGVAAALKLMREGPLRKVVLSRSLHVDTAAPVDLRQLLHNLARRNPHGYTFAVDLPQHADAAPGAGRRTLIGASPELLVARSGLQVLANPLAGSAARSADPVEDNARATRLMASPKDLHEHAVVIDAVAEALRPFCKTLDVPKLPSLVSTQTMWHLSSRITGELKDPSITSLTLALAMHPTPAVCGHPTALAHEAIGNIEPFHRGYYTGTVGWCDANGDGQWAVTIRCAEADERTLRLFAGAGIVVGSTPEAELAETEAKFRTMLQAMGLGLEVQP; encoded by the coding sequence ATGATTCCTGAAACCAAAATCATTGAGCGCCAGCCAGACGCACGGACGGTGGGCGCGGGAGCCATAGCGCGGGAGCCGGAGCAGGAGGCGCTCGCGGCGCGGCTGCTGGGCGACTACGACGCGGGGTCGTTCTTCTTCGCGTCCCCCAAGCGCACCATGCTCGCGCGCGGCGTGTTCGCCACGGTGCCGGACGCGGGCGGGGCGAGCTCGCTGGACGGCCTGCCGGAGCGCGTGGCCGCGGTGCTCGATGCCTCGCGGGACGCGGCGCATGACATCCCCGTGGCGGTGGGCGCGGTGCCGTTCGACGGCAAGGTGGCCGCGCACCTCGTGGTGCCAGTGACCCTTCAGCGCGCGGGGCCGGTGGTGTTCGACGGTGCCTCCGCCGCGCGGTCTCCCCTGGCCGGCCCGTACGCGCTGCGGCCCGTGCCGGAGCCCTCCGAGTACAAGGACGGCGTGGCGGCCGCGCTGAAGCTCATGCGGGAGGGCCCGCTGCGGAAGGTCGTGCTGTCGCGGTCGCTGCACGTGGACACGGCGGCGCCCGTGGACCTGCGGCAGCTGCTGCACAACCTGGCCCGGCGCAACCCGCATGGGTACACCTTCGCGGTGGACCTGCCGCAGCACGCGGACGCGGCCCCGGGCGCGGGACGGCGCACGCTCATCGGCGCGAGCCCGGAGCTGCTGGTGGCGCGCTCCGGTCTCCAGGTCCTGGCCAATCCGCTGGCGGGCTCCGCGGCGCGCAGCGCGGATCCGGTGGAGGACAACGCCCGGGCCACGCGCCTGATGGCGTCCCCCAAGGATTTGCACGAGCACGCGGTCGTCATCGACGCGGTGGCGGAGGCGCTGCGGCCCTTCTGCAAGACGCTGGACGTGCCCAAGCTGCCGTCGCTCGTGAGCACCCAGACGATGTGGCACCTGTCCAGCCGCATCACCGGCGAGCTGAAGGACCCGTCCATCACGTCGCTGACGCTGGCGCTGGCCATGCACCCCACCCCGGCGGTGTGCGGCCACCCGACGGCGCTCGCGCACGAGGCCATCGGGAACATCGAGCCGTTCCACCGCGGCTACTACACAGGCACCGTGGGCTGGTGCGACGCGAACGGCGACGGCCAGTGGGCCGTGACGATCCGCTGCGCGGAGGCGGACGAGCGCACCCTGCGGCTGTTCGCGGGCGCGGGCATCGTGGTGGGCTCCACGCCGGAAGCGGAGCTCGCGGAGACCGAGGCCAAGTTCCGCACCATGCTCCAGGCCATGGGCCTGGGCCTCGAGGTGCAGCCGTGA
- the mxcK gene encoding myxochelin export MFS transporter MxcK — MTVLSAPSPASHERALLWLLAAVQFTHVVDFMMLMPLGPLLMQRLALTATRFGALVSAYTLASAAMGVMGVFWLDRLERKRTLLLLYAGFIAATLLCGAATGTTGLLIARIVAGGCAGLMGAVVIAIVSDTVPAERRGQAIGTVMTAYALSAVAGVPLGLGLANIGGWRSPFIVLAGLASIVWLLLLRFLHRVDGHLAQASGATSPAAGFTPRLALGWALTFTVVFASFLLIPYLGAFMVGNVGLALTDLPWVYLAGGAATFVSSRWIGRVADRVGPARALALLLLATMAPHLLFTHLPPSPLPVVAVVFVFFMTLTSGRAIPTMALVASQVPPALRGRYLAVNMAASDGASGLAAWMGGLLLTTAPDGSLIGFAQLGWAAVAISALALGLLWTYVGRAVRLDATPAP, encoded by the coding sequence GTGACTGTCTTGAGTGCTCCATCCCCTGCCTCGCACGAGCGCGCGCTGCTGTGGCTCCTCGCGGCGGTGCAGTTCACCCACGTCGTCGACTTCATGATGCTGATGCCGCTGGGGCCGCTGCTGATGCAGCGGCTGGCGCTGACGGCGACGCGCTTCGGAGCGCTGGTGTCCGCGTACACGCTCGCGTCCGCGGCCATGGGCGTGATGGGGGTGTTCTGGCTGGATCGCCTGGAGCGCAAGCGGACGCTGCTGCTGCTCTACGCGGGCTTCATCGCCGCCACGCTCCTGTGCGGCGCGGCCACCGGGACCACCGGCCTGCTCATCGCGCGCATCGTCGCTGGCGGCTGCGCGGGGCTGATGGGCGCCGTCGTCATCGCCATCGTCAGCGACACCGTGCCCGCGGAGCGCCGGGGCCAGGCCATCGGCACCGTGATGACGGCCTATGCACTGTCCGCGGTGGCGGGCGTGCCGCTGGGCCTGGGGCTCGCGAACATTGGCGGGTGGCGCTCGCCGTTCATCGTTCTCGCGGGACTCGCGAGCATCGTGTGGCTGCTGCTCCTGCGCTTCCTGCATCGCGTGGACGGGCACCTGGCCCAGGCGTCCGGCGCCACTTCACCCGCTGCGGGCTTCACGCCCCGGCTGGCGCTGGGCTGGGCCCTCACCTTCACGGTGGTCTTCGCCAGCTTCCTGCTTATCCCCTACCTGGGCGCCTTCATGGTGGGCAACGTGGGCCTTGCGCTCACGGACCTGCCTTGGGTGTACCTGGCGGGCGGCGCGGCCACCTTCGTGAGCTCGCGCTGGATTGGCCGCGTGGCGGACCGCGTGGGCCCCGCGCGGGCACTGGCCTTGCTGCTCCTCGCCACCATGGCGCCGCACCTGCTCTTCACCCACCTGCCGCCATCTCCGCTGCCGGTGGTGGCCGTCGTCTTCGTGTTCTTCATGACGCTCACCTCCGGCCGCGCCATCCCCACCATGGCCCTGGTCGCGTCGCAGGTGCCGCCAGCCCTCCGGGGCCGCTACCTCGCGGTCAACATGGCCGCCAGCGATGGCGCCTCCGGGCTCGCCGCGTGGATGGGGGGCCTGCTGCTCACCACCGCGCCGGATGGCTCGCTCATCGGCTTCGCGCAATTGGGCTGGGCGGCGGTGGCCATCTCCGCGCTCGCGCTCGGGCTCTTGTGGACCTACGTGGGCCGCGCCGTGCGGCTGGACGCCACGCCTGCCCCCTGA
- a CDS encoding PH domain-containing protein: protein MSSEPVAMATPEEVPWRRLNAKAPLAALVPLSGMIARVFLGALLPTYFAGEHGLPWGAWIIVGGMALSLLAAGLYEVATTSYRVVDAQLEIRSGVFTRTSRFIEAARVQNTEVLQPFVSKLLGLVEVKVETASGGKADGHLRGLTPEDAQALIQALQALRGEGPAALPGAVVPEERVLSEASLGGLLLYGATALGVGVIAVVMGAMHEIIETFHKLLLPWMEAHWDAVAAPGMGWLAATVAALAGLFGLWLVSGARAVLQFHGFRLVDTGTHLRSAGGLITRRQVTVRRARIQQVVLDEPLLRRTLGFGSVEVETAGVRTGKEASDRAELLVPVVPTARMPELLREFVPELPDAHSTLPFQRAHPKALLRARIRAVGLSVLMAAPTTWFLGAWGAVAWLLLPAQLLGAWFDWRFQGWTVTDTLVVVRQGFWRRRTTVVQRSRIQSVRARQGPLERGYGIGHVRIDVAGSHVLLPSVGWEEAQSLIDVLPARRPTRRAVPAPQPDARLPA from the coding sequence CGGCTGAACGCGAAGGCGCCGCTCGCGGCATTGGTGCCCCTGTCAGGGATGATCGCCCGAGTGTTCCTGGGCGCGCTCCTGCCCACGTACTTCGCGGGTGAGCACGGCCTGCCATGGGGCGCCTGGATCATCGTTGGAGGGATGGCCCTGTCATTGCTCGCGGCCGGGCTCTACGAGGTCGCCACGACGAGCTACCGCGTGGTGGATGCCCAGCTGGAGATCCGCTCCGGCGTCTTCACGCGGACATCACGCTTCATCGAAGCCGCGCGGGTGCAGAACACAGAGGTGTTGCAGCCTTTCGTGTCGAAGCTGCTCGGGTTGGTGGAGGTCAAGGTGGAGACGGCGTCCGGGGGCAAGGCGGACGGCCATCTGCGCGGCCTGACACCGGAGGATGCGCAGGCGTTGATCCAGGCGCTCCAAGCGCTACGAGGCGAAGGCCCGGCGGCCCTGCCCGGCGCAGTGGTCCCGGAGGAACGCGTCCTCTCCGAAGCAAGTCTGGGAGGCCTGCTGCTCTACGGCGCGACCGCGCTGGGCGTGGGTGTGATCGCGGTCGTGATGGGCGCGATGCACGAAATCATCGAGACCTTCCACAAGCTGTTGCTGCCGTGGATGGAGGCACACTGGGACGCGGTGGCGGCGCCAGGCATGGGCTGGCTGGCCGCGACGGTGGCGGCGCTCGCGGGGCTGTTCGGCCTGTGGCTGGTGAGCGGAGCGCGAGCGGTGTTGCAGTTCCACGGCTTCCGGCTGGTGGACACGGGCACGCACCTGCGATCGGCGGGAGGGCTCATCACACGCCGACAGGTGACGGTGCGGAGGGCGCGCATCCAACAGGTGGTGCTGGATGAACCGCTCCTGCGCCGCACGCTGGGTTTTGGTTCGGTGGAGGTGGAGACAGCGGGAGTGCGCACGGGCAAGGAGGCATCGGACCGGGCAGAGCTCCTGGTGCCGGTGGTGCCCACGGCGCGCATGCCGGAGCTGCTACGGGAGTTCGTGCCGGAGCTGCCCGACGCCCACTCCACCCTGCCCTTCCAGCGGGCACATCCCAAGGCGCTCCTGCGAGCACGGATCCGCGCGGTGGGCCTGAGCGTCCTGATGGCGGCGCCCACGACCTGGTTCTTGGGAGCCTGGGGCGCGGTGGCGTGGCTCCTGCTGCCCGCGCAGTTGCTGGGAGCATGGTTCGACTGGCGCTTCCAGGGATGGACCGTCACGGACACGCTGGTGGTCGTGCGCCAGGGGTTCTGGCGCAGGCGCACGACGGTGGTGCAGCGCTCGCGCATCCAGTCCGTGCGCGCGAGACAGGGCCCGCTGGAGCGGGGCTACGGTATCGGGCACGTGCGCATCGACGTGGCGGGTTCGCACGTCCTCCTACCCAGTGTGGGCTGGGAGGAAGCGCAATCCCTCATCGACGTTCTTCCGGCCCGCCGGCCCACCCGTCGGGCAGTCCCTGCACCGCAACCGGACGCCCGGCTTCCCGCGTAG